The segment gggctgtgaatactttctgcatgcacCCTATATGGAAGGAATTTTTGATACATTAGGACCTTATTTGAGCTCCAGGTCCCAGTTCTTGCCCACTCTTTTAAAGTCACAGCGCTGCATtggaaactaaaataaaaaacacacttTTCAAATCCTCATATTGAAGAACCTTTTCACAAATCAGGAGTTGAGTTCAAAGATAAATTACTGTTCTTTGACAAAACTTTTTCAGAGGAGGGCGAGTGATGCTTCTGGTCCAACATAAGCCACATGTCCCAAATCACCCAAGGACCGAGGGATAATAAAAGCAATGCGTGATACTTTTTGACAAAGTAAATTCCATGGGATGAAATTTAAAATACCACCATATTATTATTGTGTTACATCCTTTACTCCAAAACAAGAAATCAATAAAGAAATTATTGAATTTCTGTGCTGCCTGGTGCTGCACGTCCACCTTTGGCTGGGAAGATGTGTTGTCTCGGGGTAGATTTTTAGGTCTGAAAATGATTAAAAAGAGCAATAATTCTGGATATGCATTTCCTGACTGTGTAGTAATTTCCCTAAGCTGCAGTTGGAAATGATAATACTATCACTTTGCCTTTGACATTGCACAAGATAAAGCAGCAGGGtccaaatacgagggctgtccgtaaagtataggtcctttttatttttttcaaaaactatatggatttcattcatatgtttttacgtcagacatgcttgaaccctcgtgcgcatgcgtgagtttttccatgcctgtcggtgacgtcattcgcctgtgagcactccttgtgggaggagtcgtccagcccctcgtcggaattcctttgtctgagaagttgctgagagactggcgctttgtttgatcaaaattttttctaaacctgtgagacacatcgaagtggacacggttcgaaaaattaagctggttttcagtgaaaattttaacagctgatgagagattttgaggtgattctgtcgctttaaggacttttcacggtgtgagacgtcgtgcagcgctctcaggcagcgtcatcagcctgtttcaagcttaaaacctccacatttcaggctctattgatccaggacgtcgtgagagaacacagacgtttcagaagaagtcggtttcagcattttatccggatattccactgttaaaggagatttttttaatgaaagacgtgcggacgggtccgcgcgtcgggacgcagccgacgcggtgcggcggcacaggaaaaacacctccgtgttgataaccatttgttaaaatccagttggcttttgatggctttcagtggagtgagtatatgagaaattgtttatcagctggagatgttccaacttgtccttaaggcttccaatggaggtgtttttcctgtggtggagtgtcgcggcggctgcgtcccgacgctgcaatccgcccgcacgtctttcattaaaaaaatctcctttaacagtggaatatctggataaaatgctgaaaccgacttcttctgaaacttctctgttctctcacgacgtcctggatcaatagagcctgaaatgtggaggttttcagcttgaacaggctgatgacgctgcctgagagcgctgcgtgacgtctcacactgtgggaagtccttaaagcgacagtatcacctcaaaatctctcatcagccgttaaaattttcactgaagaccagcttaatttttcgaaccatgtccacttcgatgtgtctcacaggtttagaaaaaattttgatcaaacaaagcgccagtctctcagcaacttctcagacaaaggaattccgacgaggggctggacgactcctcccacaaggagtgctcacaggcgaatgacgtcaccgacaggcgtggaaaaactcacgcatgcgcacgagggttcaagcatgtctgacgtaaaaacatatgaatgaaatccatatagtttttgaaaaaaataaaaaggacctatactttacggacagacctcgtatgttgcttTTATAGGTAGGAGCTGTCTCATTCATCATGTGCTAATACCCAGAGCTCTCTGTAATCCCTGTCCATAAGTCACCGTGGGTCGTCGGCCCCACCACAAAGAAAACCACAGGATACAATTTTGTACCAGAGCAttgctgaaaaaaaattaaaaataagcaAACATCCTCAGACAttcaaaaaaatgaaaataaacaataGCAGAATTGCAATTTATATAACAAATTGGTTATTATTTAGTATGATATTCCATTACAGAGTCTGTGGAAATACAGTGTGcataaccagttttttttttttttttttacatattcttcAGGATACAAATAAAACTTAACATGTTACAAATATATAAATGTTTTTTAAGACAATAAAACATAGCAGATGACAAAAAAGGAAGGTAGGCAGGGATATGGCAGCTTATACATGGCGGTCGGACAGCATTTGTCAACAGTTTTGAGCGACTTTTGTTcactgaaccacaataacaaaatGGGAACGAAGTGAATACGTGGCAGCTGGGAACTATTTACCCCAAGAAATACTTAGTAAATAGTTCAGTCTGTTAGTGGTGATGTTATACTCAAACAAACAATTCTTTCGTTGTACTGGCAGAATAAAGTGCACTGTCAGTCATTGGAAGTTACATTGCAGACTTTTTTAAATATTCATTTTATTAAAGCCCCTGCTGCTAAACACCAGTAAATTGGCACCATTGGAGTTTTTGAGAAAGCCTTTCATACCCCTGCCTCCTCATTTGCACAATTACTACCAATCAGCTCAGACTGTTTCGTTCGATCAGAccacacaatgttttttttttttaaacactgaaatAATGTGCAGGATCTTGAAGCTGAGACCatcctgctgtttttttttttttttttttttttataaaaacacaacaatcaCTTACAGCGATGATAAACGCCATTGTAGAAGAACAGTTTTGCCCTAAtttaaaatcagaaaaaaaatttcCTCATCAGTTTCCAGTCCTTTTGTTTTAATTGAGATGCACGAGTCCCATCCATTCTTCTTGGCACTGCTGAGAACTCTCCAGCACGGGGACTAATGCAGCTGCATGCAGGATTCAGAACTTCTATAATGACTACAGTATTTCACTTTATGATTTCTCTCGACAGTGGAACCACTGACCCCAAATATTATAACTTCCAAATGATTCTTGACATTCTACAGCCAGCTCACATGCACGACAAAAACGCTGCTTGTCAAAGACATTTACATTGCAGTGAAGTTATCGCCCAgttttggaaatgttcaaaaaatgttGATAAGCTGCAAACTACTGACAAGTTAACCACAAGGCTGTTGCCAGATGTGGCACAGTGTTGGTCGTAAAGGCAgacaagaaacaacaacaacaacagcagaaaaatcTAATGAATCCATCTCATCCAGtagttcagatgatttttcaaaataaatgcTAAAATTTTGCATGTCTCCTTACTAGAATGATGATAATAAATTGATTGAAGTTTTATTAACTTTGATAGACCAGATGAAtacaattgtttttttgtttttgtttttttacttaggAAATAACCCCATCACATTCATgataaaattaggagcaggtgctgcTTTTTTATCATCAGATTATGTGTGGTTGACGTTTCATGTCGCTTGAACTGAtcgtgtcagtttctttcatttccagaaGTGAAGTTGAGCGGCCAACAAAGCCACTTGTGTGAATCGCTGTTGCACCAGCAGTCATTGCTACCTGTGGCAATACTGTAATAACACGTGTTACATGTAAACAACTTTTGCCTCATTTTCATCCTACATGTGAGAGAGCTGTGACAAAACATACAACATGATTATGATTTTTAATCACGTTAAAAtctcctatttttatttttttttttacctacacCAGAGGTTATGCTTTCAGCCATGCCTGCTGTTGATTTGTTAGCAAGAATACCCAGAAAATGAACTGATTTTGATCAAAGTGAGAAGGCTGCATCAGATGTGGAAAAGAAAGGATTACATTCTGGGGTAGATCTTCAGAAAGGAGGTCATGAAATgtatttcaatttaaaaaaggaaaacaaatcAAGGCATCAAAAATGgtaaattgtaaatggactgcatttatatagcgcttttccatctgcatcagatgctcaaagcactttacaattatgcctcacattcaccccgatgtcagggtgctgccatacaaggcgctcactacacaccgggagcaataggggattaaaggccttgcccaagggccctgagtgattttccagtcaggcggggatttgaacccatgatcttctggactcaagcccaacaccttaaccactagaccatcacctcccaaaataAATAGATTGTCATGAAACATGCTGATAGATTTAAAAACTTCAGAACAGATTCCATTAAAGTTTACAGATAAAGAAGTGGAGCCAGGAAAGGTTTGTGAGATAGAGCATCTTGAACTTGCCATTGGTTTGCACGCTAACCAACAATATAAGAAATATGGAAATGCGACAATTATGCAATACTTAAAAAACGACAACACAACAGTAAATTTGTATTAGTAAATGAAGTAAATATGTACTCCCTTTGGTACTCAAATCTTTCTCTGAGACGTTGATGAGTACGGAATAATTtgtcagcaaaaaaataaaagctcacttgattaaataataaaataaacattcAAGTCAAACTAGTCataaagaaatcaatcaatcaatcaactttttttcttatatagcgccaaatcacaacaaacagttgccccaaggcgctccacattgcaaggcaaggccatacaataattatgaaaaaccccaacggtcaaaacgaccccctatgagcaagcacttggccacagtgggaaggaaaaactcccttttaacaggaagaaacctccagcagaaccaggctcagggaggggcagtcttctgctgagactggttggggctgagggaaagaaccaggaaaaagagatcgatcactaatgattaaatgcagagtgatgcatacggagcaaaaagagaaagaaacagtgcatcatgggaacccccccacagtctacgtctaaagcaacataaccaagggatggtccagggtcacccgatccagccctaactataagccttagcgaaaaggaaagttttaagcctaatcttaaaagtagagagggtatctgtctccctgatctgaattgggagctggttccacaggagaggagcctgaaagctgaaggctctgcctcccattctactcttacaaaccctaggaactacaagtaagcccgcagtctgagagcgaagcgctctaatggggtaatatggtactacgaggtccctaagataagatgggacctgattattcaaaaccttataagtaagaagaagaattttaaattctattctagcattaacaggaagccaatgaagggaggccaacacgggtgagatatgctctctcctgctagtccccgtcagtactctagctgcagcattctgaaccaactgaaggctttttagggaacttttaggacaacctgataataatgaattacaatagtccagcctagaggaaataaatgcatgaattaatttttcagcatcactctgagacaagacctttctgattttagagatattgcgtaaatgcaaaaaggcagtcctacatatttgtttaatatgcgctttgaatgacatatcctgatcaaaaataactccaagatttctcacagtattactagagatcagggaaatgccatccagagtaacgatctggttagacaccatgcttctaagatttgtggggccaagtacaataacttcagttttatctgagtttaaaagcaggaaattagaggtcatccatgtctttatgtctgtaagacaatcctgcagtttagctaattggtgtgtatcctctggcttcatggatagataaagctgggtatcatctgtgtaacaatgaaaatttaagcaataccgtctaataatactgcccaagggaagcatgtataaagtgaataaaattggtcctagcacagaaccttgtggaactccataattaactttagtctgtgaagaagattccccatttacatgaacaaactgtaatctattagacaaatatgattcaaaccaccgcagcgcaatgcctttaatacctatgacatgaaaTGGAAACCTTAAGAGCCAAGCATCTTTTGTAGTGAGTACAGTACTGTgaaaagttttaggcacatttaatgaaCTGGAAATTGATGACATGCTCCCACATATCTACTGTTTCTAAATTAGAAAAAATGTATATAATCAGATTTTTACAATTATTTAGTTATTGAGTGATGGTTGGCGATGGTTCTTGTGTTGTTTTGCACTGTGCTGTAcacccagaggtgggacaaagttactgtcaagtcattctcaagtcatgaatgggcaagtctcaagtcaagtctcaagttagcttgcaaacaattggtggtcattatgacttgagacttgcccatTCATGacatgagagtgacttgctggtgactttgttCCACTTCTGTGTACAcctgcaaattaaaaaaataataataataacatgagGTTTGTAACTTAGTAACTGATTAACTccttaataaaattataaaaggagaaacttgatttgactttctcttgCCTCACTGGTGAAGAAGCTCAACTATCACATACAAGCGTACGCTATGGc is part of the Thalassophryne amazonica chromosome 11, fThaAma1.1, whole genome shotgun sequence genome and harbors:
- the LOC117520198 gene encoding uncharacterized protein LOC117520198 — translated: YMLPLGSIIRRYCLNFHCYTDDTQLYLSMKPEDTHQLAKLQDCLTDIKTWMTSNFLLLNSDKTEVIVLGPTNLRSMVSNQIVTLDGISLISSNTVRNLGVIFDQDMSFKAHIKQICRTAFLHLRNISKIRKVLSQSDAEKLIHAFISSRLDYCNSLLSGCPKSSLKSLQLVQNAAARVLTGTSRREHISPVLASLHWLPVNARIEFKILLLTYKVLNNQVPSYLRDLVVPYYPIRALRSQTAGLLVVPRVCKSRMGGRAFSFQAPLLWNQLPIQIRETDTLSTFKIRLKTFLFAKAYS